The Neisseria sicca genome includes a window with the following:
- a CDS encoding Imm15 family immunity protein gives MEYLKLLTKLAKTEKSYQYDEIIKLLKHPVEFEEIPLITRTGREKPFLKMLSPKQLNLFFLNTAIFYINNINLMAKDILIDNDLSICITYPDISSELHNLYSFYIPNICIYRSKYENTFKNYPVLNLENFSWLHENSSDFNHKDIFNIVYSKFDDGFGHEIFRIFLLKKEDI, from the coding sequence ATGGAATACTTAAAACTATTAACAAAGTTAGCAAAAACTGAAAAATCATATCAGTATGATGAAATAATTAAATTACTTAAGCATCCTGTTGAATTTGAGGAAATTCCTTTGATTACTAGAACTGGAAGAGAAAAACCATTTTTGAAAATGCTATCCCCAAAACAGTTGAATTTGTTCTTTTTAAATACTGCAATATTTTACATTAATAATATAAATTTAATGGCAAAAGATATTTTGATAGATAACGATTTATCAATATGTATAACATACCCGGATATAAGTTCTGAATTACATAATCTATATAGTTTTTATATACCTAACATCTGTATTTATAGATCGAAATATGAAAATACATTTAAAAATTATCCAGTCTTAAATTTAGAAAATTTCTCATGGTTACATGAAAATTCATCTGATTTTAATCATAAAGACATTTTTAACATTGTTTACTCTAAATTTGATGACGGTTTTGGCCATGAAATTTTTAGGATATTTTTATTAAAAAAGGAGGATATTTAA